In Carassius auratus strain Wakin chromosome 39, ASM336829v1, whole genome shotgun sequence, a genomic segment contains:
- the gabrb2a gene encoding gamma-aminobutyric acid receptor subunit beta-2a isoform X3 has protein sequence MPREFGAPVAVGMNIDIASIDMVSEVNMDYTLTMYFQQAWRDKRLSYTEIPLNLTLDNRVADQLWVPDTYFLNDKKSFVHGVTVKNRMIRLHPDGTVLYGLRITTTAACMMDLRRYPLDEQNCTLEIESYGYTTDDIEFYWRGGEGAVTGVERIELPQFSIVDYKLISKNVVFSTGSYPRLSLSFKLKRNIGYFILQTYMPSILITILSWVSFWINYDASAARVALGITTVLTMTTINTHLRETLPKIPYVKAIDMYLMGCFVFVFLALLEYAFVNYIFFGRGPQRQKRAAEKAATANNEKLRPDPNKWLVGSVVQRDDALYARMKQREIDGYDSMWDPIFAEDAGLGLGDQRLKMTADDIRLTTVEMKNEMGPSDLSRGLGDPRSTMLAYDSSTLQYRRAAMARQNYGHSALERHATQKKSRLRRRASQLKVNIPDLSDVNSIDKWSRMIFPTVFSFFNIVYWLYYVH, from the exons gaCTACACCCTGACCATGTATTTCCAGCAGGCTTGGCGAGACAAGCGCTTGTCGTACACAGAGATCCCTCTGAATCTAACCTTGGATAACCGCGTGGCTGACCAGCTGTGGGTGCCTGACACCTACTTTCTCAACGATAAGAAATCCTTCGTTCACGGAGTGACAGTCAAGAACCGAATGATACGCCTGCATCCCGACGGCACGGTGCTCTACGGATTAAG GATCACCACCACTGCGGCCTGTATGATGGACCTAAGGCGATACCCGCTGGATGAGCAGAACTGCACGCTGGAGATCGAGAGCT ATGGATACACCACAGATGATATTGAGTTTTACTGGCGAGGTGGAGAAGGGGCCGTCACGGGGGTGGAGAGGATCGAACTGCCTCAGTTCTCCATCGTGGACTACAAACTCATCTCCAAGAACGTGGTTTTCTCCACAG GTTCTTATCCACGTTTGTCTCTGAGCTTCAAACTCAAGAGGAACATCGGTTACTTCATCCTGCAGACCTACATGCCCTCGATCCTAATCACCATCCTGTCCTGGGTATCCTTCTGGATCAACTACGATGCTTCTGCTGCCCGTGTGGCTTTAG GTATCACCACCGTGCTGACCATGACCACCATTAATACTCACTTGCGAGAGACCCTTCCCAAGATCCCCTATGTGAAAGCCATAGACATGTACCTGATGGGCTGCTTTGTCTTTGTGTTCCTGGCTCTGTTGGAGTACGCCTTCGTCAACTACATCTTCTTCGGGAGAGGTCCTCAGCGGCAGAAGAGAGCGGCGGAAAAAGCCGCCACGGCCAACAATGAGAAACTCAGGCCTGACCCCAACAAG TGGTTGGTGGGAAGTGTAGTTCAGAGAGACGATGCTCTCTATGCCAGAATGAAACAGAGGGAAATTGACGGGTATGACTCGATGTGGGATCCGATCTTTGCGGAGGATGCAGGATTAGGACTAGGCGATCAAAGACTTAAG ATGACCGCTGATGATATCCGGCTGACCACGGTTGAGATGAAGAACGAAATGGGTCCGTCCGATCTGTCCAGGGGTCTGGGAGACCCACGTAGCACCATGCTAGCCTACGACAGCTCCACCCTTCAATACCGTCGAGCGGCCATGGCTCGGCAAAACTACGGCCACAGTGCCCTGGAGCGCCACGCCACCCAGAAGAAAAGCCGGCTCAGGAGACGGGCTTCCCAGCTCAAGGTCAACATCCCGGACCTGTCCGATGTCAACTCCATCGACAAGTGGTCGAGGATGATCTTCCCCACCGTGTTTTCCTTCTTCAACATAGTTTACTGGCTTTACTACGTGCATTAA
- the gabrb2a gene encoding gamma-aminobutyric acid receptor subunit beta-2a isoform X4: MNIDIASIDMVSEVNMDYTLTMYFQQAWRDKRLSYTEIPLNLTLDNRVADQLWVPDTYFLNDKKSFVHGVTVKNRMIRLHPDGTVLYGLRITTTAACMMDLRRYPLDEQNCTLEIESYGYTTDDIEFYWRGGEGAVTGVERIELPQFSIVDYKLISKNVVFSTGSYPRLSLSFKLKRNIGYFILQTYMPSILITILSWVSFWINYDASAARVALGITTVLTMTTINTHLRETLPKIPYVKAIDMYLMGCFVFVFLALLEYAFVNYIFFGRGPQRQKRAAEKAATANNEKLRPDPNKWLVGSVVQRDDALYARMKQREIDGYDSMWDPIFAEDAGLGLGDQRLKMTADDIRLTTVEMKNEMGPSDLSRGLGDPRSTMLAYDSSTLQYRRAAMARQNYGHSALERHATQKKSRLRRRASQLKVNIPDLSDVNSIDKWSRMIFPTVFSFFNIVYWLYYVH, encoded by the exons gaCTACACCCTGACCATGTATTTCCAGCAGGCTTGGCGAGACAAGCGCTTGTCGTACACAGAGATCCCTCTGAATCTAACCTTGGATAACCGCGTGGCTGACCAGCTGTGGGTGCCTGACACCTACTTTCTCAACGATAAGAAATCCTTCGTTCACGGAGTGACAGTCAAGAACCGAATGATACGCCTGCATCCCGACGGCACGGTGCTCTACGGATTAAG GATCACCACCACTGCGGCCTGTATGATGGACCTAAGGCGATACCCGCTGGATGAGCAGAACTGCACGCTGGAGATCGAGAGCT ATGGATACACCACAGATGATATTGAGTTTTACTGGCGAGGTGGAGAAGGGGCCGTCACGGGGGTGGAGAGGATCGAACTGCCTCAGTTCTCCATCGTGGACTACAAACTCATCTCCAAGAACGTGGTTTTCTCCACAG GTTCTTATCCACGTTTGTCTCTGAGCTTCAAACTCAAGAGGAACATCGGTTACTTCATCCTGCAGACCTACATGCCCTCGATCCTAATCACCATCCTGTCCTGGGTATCCTTCTGGATCAACTACGATGCTTCTGCTGCCCGTGTGGCTTTAG GTATCACCACCGTGCTGACCATGACCACCATTAATACTCACTTGCGAGAGACCCTTCCCAAGATCCCCTATGTGAAAGCCATAGACATGTACCTGATGGGCTGCTTTGTCTTTGTGTTCCTGGCTCTGTTGGAGTACGCCTTCGTCAACTACATCTTCTTCGGGAGAGGTCCTCAGCGGCAGAAGAGAGCGGCGGAAAAAGCCGCCACGGCCAACAATGAGAAACTCAGGCCTGACCCCAACAAG TGGTTGGTGGGAAGTGTAGTTCAGAGAGACGATGCTCTCTATGCCAGAATGAAACAGAGGGAAATTGACGGGTATGACTCGATGTGGGATCCGATCTTTGCGGAGGATGCAGGATTAGGACTAGGCGATCAAAGACTTAAG ATGACCGCTGATGATATCCGGCTGACCACGGTTGAGATGAAGAACGAAATGGGTCCGTCCGATCTGTCCAGGGGTCTGGGAGACCCACGTAGCACCATGCTAGCCTACGACAGCTCCACCCTTCAATACCGTCGAGCGGCCATGGCTCGGCAAAACTACGGCCACAGTGCCCTGGAGCGCCACGCCACCCAGAAGAAAAGCCGGCTCAGGAGACGGGCTTCCCAGCTCAAGGTCAACATCCCGGACCTGTCCGATGTCAACTCCATCGACAAGTGGTCGAGGATGATCTTCCCCACCGTGTTTTCCTTCTTCAACATAGTTTACTGGCTTTACTACGTGCATTAA